Proteins from a single region of Hordeum vulgare subsp. vulgare chromosome 6H, MorexV3_pseudomolecules_assembly, whole genome shotgun sequence:
- the LOC123402211 gene encoding pentatricopeptide repeat-containing protein At1g33350, translated as MLPAPPPFSHGDFVAVLSRCATLAHLKQLHAHSVVTARASTQPTTFHLLRFASLRLSCLPYARRLFDSTPYPNVFLYSAMLSAYAAASPAQAYARDALALFLRMLRRVRSAPNQFVYPLVLRAACVVGVQLVKSIHSHAYKSGFHAHDVIRTSLLDGYSRYGMMLDARKLFDGLTDRNVVSWTALLSGYTRAGKVGDAIVLFERMPERDVAAWNAMIAGCTQNGLFLEALGICSRMVEEGFRPNGTTVACVLSACGHLGMLKIGKVIHGYAWRSYVGFGSSVVNGLIDMYGKCGTLKGARWMFDEFSDKSLTTWNCLINCLALHGHSKSAIAVFGEMRDAGIEPDEVTFVGLLNACTHGGFVDEGLTYFELMCDELGIEPEIEHYGCIIDLLGRAARFEDVMNVIKDMKVQPDEVIWGSLLNACRIHRQLELAEFAIRKLMQLNPNNVNYVVMLANLYSEGGSWEQVTKIRKLMQEDMGKKVPGCSWIEVDRKTHMFYSGDDTHPVSEDICNTLVELAASMEMCQD; from the coding sequence ATGCTTCCGGCACCTCCTCCGTTCTCCCACGGTGACTTCGTCGCCGTTCTCTCCCGGTGCGCCACCCTCGCTCACCTCAAGCAGCTCCATGCCCACTCCGTCGTCACTgcccgcgcctccacgcagcccaCCACCTTTCACCTCCTCCGTTTCGCATCCCTCCGCCTCTCCTGCCTCCCCTACGCCCGCCGCCTCTTCGACTCCACGCCCtatcccaatgtcttcctctactcCGCCATGCTCTCCGCCTACGCCGCCGCGTCCCCCGCGCAAGCGTACGCCCGGGACGCCCTCGCCCTCTTCCTCCGTATGCTCCGCCGCGTCCGCTCCGCGCCCAACCAGTTCGTCTACCCGCTGGTCCTCCGCGCCGCTTGCGTCGTCGGCGTCCAGCTGGTTAAGTCGATCCATTCCCACGCCTACAAGAGCGGGTTCCACGCGCATGATGTCATAAGGACTTCGCTGCTTGATGGGTACTCGAGGTATGGCATGATGCTGGACGCACGAAAGCTGTTTGATGGTTTGACCGACAGGAATGTGGTGTCCTGGACCGCGCTGCTGTCCGGCTACACAAGGGCCGGGAAGGTCGGAGATGCGATTGTTCTGTTTGAACGGATGCCCGAGAGGGATGTGGCTGCGTGGAATGCGATGATCGCTGGCTGCACGCAGAATGGATTGTTTCTGGAGGCTCTGGGGATTTGTAGCAGGATGGTGGAAGAGGGGTTCCGGCCCAATGGGACCACAGTTGCTTGTGTGCTATCTGCATGTGGGCACCTTGGGATGCTGAAGATCGGGAAGGTGATCCATGGTTATGCGTGGAGGAGCTATGTTGGTTTTGGTTCGTCTGTTGTGaatgggttgattgatatgtatggcAAATGCGGGACTTTGAAGGGGGCGAGGTGGATGTTTGATGAGTTTTCCGACAAGAGTCTGACGACATGGAATTGTCTGATTAATTGCCTTGCACTACATGGGCACAGCAAGAGTGCAATTGCTGTCTTTGGTGAGATGAGGGACGCAGGAATTGAACCTGATGAGGTCACATTTGTGGGATTGTTAAATGCGTGCACCCATGGTGGATTTGTCGATGAAGGGCTTACGTACTTTGAACTCATGTGTGATGAGCTGGGAATTGAGCCAGAGATTGAGCATTATGGGTGTATCATTGACCTTCTTGGTCGAGCAGCACGATTTGAAGATGTAATGAATGTTATCAAAGATATGAAAGTCCAACCAGATGAGGTCATTTGGGGGTCACTTCTCAATGCCTGTAGGATACACAGACAGCTAGAGCTTGCTGAGTTTGCTATAAGAAAGTTAATGCAGTTGAATCCAAACAATGTTAATTATGTTGTGATGCTGGCAAACTTATACAGTGAAGGTGGATCCTGGGAACAGGTTACCAAGATACGGAAGCTGATGCAGGAGGATATGGGCAAGAAAGTGCCTGGTTGTAGTTGGATCGAGGTGGATCGTAAGACACACATGTTTTACTCTGGTGACGATACTCATCCTGTATCAGAGGACATCTGTAACACTCTTGTGGAATTAGCAGCCTCAATGGAAATGTGTCAGGATTGA